Genomic DNA from Zonotrichia leucophrys gambelii isolate GWCS_2022_RI chromosome 23, RI_Zleu_2.0, whole genome shotgun sequence:
AGTAGAGAGattttatgtttatatattttaaaagtctcaCAGGAGTTTAAAAACAACTTTTCAAAGATTGTAAATGTGTAATAAAGGCTTGGGAGTTGCAGAAATGCAGCATGAGCATTCCTTGTGTCAGACTGAACTGGATTTGACAGAGCAAATTGATAATTATGGAGTGCTCAATGTTGGTTCTCTTCTCCCTTTAACCCCTTCTGTCCAGGCCAGGtgatttataaagaaaaatcagaaacacaaaaattagGTATTTGGAAGGAGCAGTGGATAAACCTCAGGCTCTCTGTCCCTTTCCATCCTGCACTCCAGTGGGCAGATTGGAGTTTGGGTTCCTGCTGTTGCTCTCAGTCCTGGGGATTAAATGGTTCAAGTGAATTGTCCAAGAACTGAGTCAAAGTTTTTATGAGATGTCTGAGATATTAACCTGCTGAATCATTGCTGCTTATCACAATCTGATGCACCCACTGCTCTTCTCTGGCCAGCCAAGCTCGACAGGGGAGCAGAAGACCAAACCCACCCAGAACAGTGTTCGTGAGCTCAGAGGTCTGGGACTCTCTCCAGATCTGGTAAGGTTTGTGTAGCTTTAAAGTTTGTGGCATTAAATCTAAAATCTAGCATGTTGCTGCAGCAGTCTTGTCTAAGTAATTCTATGAGAACTCTTCTATAGTGGTgataaataaggaaaagaaactgaattgtgggttgtttttttttttctcaaatcaGAGTCTGCACAAAGACAGCTCTTTCTAGAGGTTTGTTTTATGAATGCCTGGGTGTTTCTGTTTGCATCACAACCCTGATGTTGCTGCTGTGTTAGATTGTTTGCAGGTGCTCCACTCCACTGGATACCTcagtaaaagaaaagatttcCATGTTCTGTCATGTTGAACCAGAACAGGTGAGGGTTGCTGTCTGTGCTTCCTTGCAGTAAATACTGGAGCTGTTTGTCAGATGCTGAGGGGGGTTTTGTCTAGTGCAGCAGttccagctctgtgttttgGTAGCTGCATAATTCATTTGCTGCTTTGTCTTACCTCCCTTCCTGACACATGAACCTGCTGCTAAGCCAATTCTTTTTGTGCCAGCACCCTGGTTTTCTTGTAAGGTGATTGGTATAAGATTTTATGGAATCCAAGGTGATTTCTGAATCACTGTTTTAACCTTAATTATAGTTCCACATTCCTTCTGTGAACACAGAACAAGATTTTCCAGTATTTAGAGGTGAAAAGATTACCCAAAATTAGTTTTAAAGGATATATGACTGTACTTCTGCTCTTTTCACAATATTATTGTTCTGCCCAAGAATTCTTGAGGAGAGATTTCTCAGAGAGGTTGAAATGGTGTTTGGGAGAAGCAGTGCTTCACTTGAAGGTTGTGATGTGCACAGATTCCATATTTGCACGATTCTTTCTATACTGAGACTTGTAACACATTCTAAGGTGGACCTTGGAAAATAATCAAAAGTGTGTAAGGCTGAGTTTTAGCACTTTGCAATCCAGCTGGAGCTCACAAAATGTTGTCTTTTTGTGAAAGACTGAGTATAACTTCATAATCCCAGGTTCTGTCAAGTAATTTTCATTAATCTGCTCTATAGCAAGACCAGACTTGAGTCCTGCAATTTCAAGCACTGCACTGCTGGCAATAATGTTGATGTGTCATCAGTAAAATATCTACCTCTTGTTGGCCAGGAATTCAGAATAAGTTGGCTCCTGTCCCTTTCCAGGAAGTTTAATGCAGTTCTATGTAGTTGTTGCTCTGACTGCTGTTGCACTTGGATTGAGAAGTGAGCagtaaaagaggaaaatgtgcaGCCAAGGAGGTTTGACTGGTGCAGAACTGAACTCTGCTTTCATTTGAGTCAGTAGAAATGAAGATTTAAAGAAGTTTTGCCAGTGTTTTGGATCATTAAAGTACAGGTTCATTATTAATGGACAGATGACATTTGTCCTGAGCCATCTTTTCCCATTTCAGTGCGCTAGAACTGTTGATGTAGATTCTCCTCATTGACCTAAGAATTCTTTGCTCATAATTGTGTAATCCCAAATTGGATGAGGGGCACCCTGTAAAGTGTATTGGGGTCACAGATTGCCCTGGGTTTCTCTCAGACTGGGAGCCCTGGTTAGGAAGGACAGTGAGGGAAGGGGGaagctgtgcctgtggcagtTTGTCTGGAGCTTCACTTGTGATTCTGTGTCACAGGAGTCTCTCTGGGGTGTCCTTTGAACTTTGCTGAGTGCTGGGCAGCTGACTCTCCTGCTGGGTTACTGTGTTCTAACCCTTCCCAAGGGgctccagggagcagcaatGCCTTGCAAGTGCTGAAGAAATGGCTTTTTCAGGCATAAGGAAACCAGTATTAAACTACTGATAGTTAtattgtgatggtgttcacaggggtcttagggtgagggaagagatgaggatctgactccatgtttcagaaggctgatttattattttatgatatatattatattaaaactatactaaaagaatagaagaaaggatttcatcagaaggctggctaagaatagcaaaagaaagaatgataacaaaggtttgtggctcagagagtctgagctgactgactgtgattggccattaattacaaacatccaacatgggccaatcacagatgcacctgttgcattccacagcaccagataatcaatgtttacattttgttcctgaggcctctcagcttctcaggagaaaaaatcctaaggaaatgatttttcataaaatatcattgCTACGTTATATTATTCAAAATGTTATTGTCTGGAAGTTTAGGTGGTCATATGGTTTTCTGCTAGAGGAATACTCTGAGTAAAAATGATTGTAGAGGCACTGGATTGCTGTTTTAATGATATTTTCTGAACAGGTGATTTGTGTCCATGATGTCTCCTCCATCTACCGggttcctctgctgctggaggagcagggagttgtGGATTACTTCAGGCACAGGCTGGACCTGCCCATCGAGAGGCAGCCCAGGAGGATGCTCATGAAGTGGAAGGAGATGGCAGACAGgtgagctgccctgctgggcacactgcagcacacttcaggatttatttctgttcttggTTGTTGATTGTTTGAGATAATGTGTGTCATTTCCTGTTCCTCAAGTCTGTTCTTACATGCTCACATTGGTTTTTTACttttgctcagagccccatctgCACTTTGAATgtttccacagctgctgtgggaggttCTTCCCAAAGCATTCATGTTGAAATAACAAAATTTTGTTAATACTTTCAAATGGAGATGCAAGTTATGTGTTATCTCAGAGATGTCAGGCTTGATGAAACCAAAAATCCTACAGCTCCAACTTCTGTTCCTCCTGCTTTGTTTAGCTGAGCCTTAATGCAGTGATAGTCCTGCAGACCCTTGGAGGTGAAGAGAGAAACCCTGACTGGATTAGAATGGGGAACTTTTATTCCAACTGGGTTTCTTTTGCTTGCAAGAACTGCTCTGAACTTCATTCATTAATGTGCTGCTAAAACAACTGAATGGGTTTcagacaacctgtgccagtgcctcaccactctcattGTACAAAATTTCATCCTTGTATCTGCCTAAATCCCCCTTCTTTTGGATTAAAACCATCACCACTTGTCCAGGCACAACAGACCCTACTAAAAAGTTTCTCATAAATCCTCTTGCTGGAAGGCTGCCATAACatccccctctccctggggctttttcttcttcaggctgaaccaccccaattccctcagccttttctccATAAAATCCTGTGAGATAAACTTAGTGAGATCCTTATCTTCTGTTGGAAGTTTACTGTGAGTCAAACCCAGCTTGAAGTTATTAAAAGCTCTTGAAGTTATTAACAGCtggacagctctgccctccctttttattaaaaaaaaaaatctctcagtAACATTACCAAGTGTTGAAATCCTTTTGTAGCTATATGGAGATGTCAGGAGTGTCAAAGAATATCTTTGAGAGTGCTTTCAGGCAAGTGAGACAAGTGTTTGGTACCTGTTCTGAGACTCCTTGGACACTGGAGTCTGAAATTGAGAAACTGAATTGTGGGGGTTTTTCTTCTGAGGCATAGAATCAGTATTCATGGGGAAATAGTGAATAGAGTCTTTTCAGAAAGTGCTTGAATGTCAACTGAAGCCTTAAATATCTTTGttcttaaaagaaattaattttcaagatCTAGATGCTTTCCTTGATTTCTGTGCCTGCCACAAGCCAGCGCTGTCAATAACATTTCCTTTGATGGGGAATGTCCTTGTCACCAGCTGGGCTGAAGTTATTTAGCAATTCTGAGAGAAACTTTAAACAAACTTAGCTGTGGCCAGGAGTGCTGTGTGAATCCTGTGCTGCCAGGTGCTGGGGATTGAGAgtggaggcagcacagcctcagggctgcagaaatcctttctgtgtgtggagctgctgataggagctcagcagcagcgtGGGAAGATGCTGTGCAGTACAAACATACACCAAGCTGTGCTTTGATCCTCTCCTAGGAGTTCAGTGCAGCCTTTGAATCTAATACAGCTTCCTGAAAAGGCAGCTTGGATCTGCTCAGAGTGGCTTTTCATCATCAGCAGAGAGGAGTTAATTTATGTGTGGCTTTCTGCAAGTGTTTTCCTCAGTCATTGTTCTGGGTTTGATCTCGCTTTGATGTTTCTAAATCTTAATTATTGTAAAAGGTCACTGTTGCAAGGACGTCAGCTCTGCTGGACACACTGAGGAGAACAGGAAAAGTTTGTTTGTTCCTTGGAAGGCTGAAGAGAATGGAAGATTCCATCCCTGTCCTGTTGCTGCTGGAATAACCTGTGTGCTCTGGTGTCCTGCAGGTACGACCGTCTGCTTGAAACGTGCTCCATTGCCCTGGTGGGCAAATACACCAAATTTTCTGACTCCTATGCATCTGTCATCAAAGCCCTGGAGCACTCTGCCCTGGCCATCAACCACAAACTTGACATCAAGGTAGGGCTGGGTCTGTGTGTGGGGGAAAAACTCCACCCATGCTGCTTCCACCCACACTGCTGCCCATCCTGACTCAGATTTTCACAAAGCCATAGACAGAAAGGGAGAAGTGATTAAGCCAGTGAACATCCAAATTATCCTTGCATCAAAACAGCTGTTTTGATTATAACAGCTTTAAAACAGCTGTTATCAGGCCTAAAGCAGCTTCAGAGCAAAGCAGCCTGTCCTGTGAGCTGGAATGGATGGAAACTCCACTGTGACAGTGGGGGATGGATTGGAGGTGGCACTCTCTGCTCTCATTTCTCTGACACTTGTTGCAAGTAATTCTTTTTGTTCTTATatcctttttgttgttttatcctttttgttgttgttaaccTTGTGGTACTCAGGTTTTATgatgctcctgcctcaggcttTATTAAGGTTTTCATGTTGGTTTGGATGCACAGATGCTTTCAGGGGTCTTGGTCATAGCTGGATGCTCTGAAGAGGTGAAATATGAATTCTACCTGTTGctagaaattaaattttcatttcaatagATTTCTAAATGCCCAGCAGTTCCATGATGTCAGTGAGTCATGGAAATAGGTGATTGCTTTTTAACAGTGCTGATCTAGGTCAGGATTTCCTTTCAACTTCCAAAATCAGTAGAGGTGAAGATAAGCAAAACAAGACTGGTAAAGTGCAAACCCTGCACGTGGATCTGTGGgtgttccctggcacagctgtgtctgagtggctcagcagtggagtgagctctgtgagctctgtgctgaaGAACTGAGTAGCTGTTGTTACTTAAAGAACTGATTGGTAGTTTTGCAACttccaaaaaacaaacaaaaaagaaggaCAATATTGTTCTTTTAAAGGGTTAGCAGCCTGCCAATACACCCAGAAGTTCAGAGGTACTGGAATGCTGGAgatgagaaaatggaaaaattgcaGGGTTTTTTCCGTTGTCATAACACCCTTTAATTACAGCAGCCTGTTTCACCATAGCCTATTTCTTCTGCAGTGCCTCTTGAAGGAGATGTTTATTTGATGAGAGAGGGATAggttttttcctgtctgtgtgGTGCTTTGTGTCTGCACAGCCCCATGCTCCCACCATCCTCACACTGAACATcacaggctggggctcaggggctTGGTGGgagtcccagcagggctgcagagaggggaGGACACAGAAATCATGGGTTCTGTTTGTGCACCAGGAACAGGGGGGTGAGAAAAGGAGTTTTGTTGGCTAACAGATGGGAAATCAGCCCAGAAAAAACTAAAGAATCCATTAGGAAACAAATCCAGAGGTTTCCAGGAGGAATGATGCTGTCTCAATATCtcatcatctttttttttttggatttcttCCCAGTACATTGACTCTGCTGACTTGGAGCCAGACACTCTGCAGGAGGAGCCTGTCAGGTACCACGAGGCCTGGCAGAAGCTCTGTGGTGCTGAGTAAGTTCTGCTGTGGCCCTTTCCTTGGAGAATGTCTGATAAATCTGTTTTCAGCACATTCTGACCAGGCCCCAGACACCTCTCAGGGACATTTAGGAGAAGGTGTTAAATGGAGAATTGTTAAATAAGTGGGGGAAATGATCATGGTGGTGAGGATATGCACACCTGCATGATCAGATGGAAACTGTGAGAGGAAatcaggaggaaggaaaggtaCAGGTGAAGCCAGAGTGAGGATGGAAGATGTAAATGGGGTAACAAATTCTTCAGAAATAGTATGAGAGGGGGAAAAGCATTGGTATGCAGAGGAGTGCCAAGAATTAgcacaaaaccaagaaaagtggGGCCTGTAACCCCTCAGGATTGGAGTGAGAGCAGAATAAAGAACCCCCTGCAGGGTTTGGTGTTGGGACAACCTGACACTGGGCTTTCCTCAGCATGGGCCTGGCTGGGTGATGTGTTTGCAAACACGTTTGGGGCAGGGTGTGAGTCCCACAGCATGAACCATTTCTGCATGGGAACCTGTGAGATATTTGGGATCTCTCTTTGGGAAGGTAAAATTGGcatttatgaaatatttctccCTCTTTATGTGaaactgctgcagccaggccttgCCACGTGGCTGTTTCAGAGCCCTTTTCAGGGCAGAGAGGCCTTGCAAGGGCAGGATTTTATGGGAGGGAGGTGATTTGTGGTTTGGGGCAGCCATGCTGAATGGAATCTCTTCATCCTCATGCAGTGGAGTTCTGGTTCCTGGTGGATTTGGTGTTCGAGGGACAGAAGGCAAAATCCAAGCTATTTCCTGggcaaggaaacagaaaaaaccctttttaGGTGAGAATAATGTTTCATCCATCAGAAATAAAGGAAGGGAAGTTGAAGGTGTCTGtactgctctgcagcaggagctgccctgatCGTCACTGGTGTGTGGATGAGCAGGGagtgcagcctcagccctgcttaGCTCTGGAGTGGTcacagctggctgggctggctgacAGGGAGTGTGTAATGAGGGGATTGCAGTCTAGGGATGTTTCACATCAGGCTGTGGTGATCTTGGCACCAGGGAATACAAGGCTGCATTTCAGTGAAGTGTCTGTGGTGAGAAGCTGGAGTTTGAGCAgaggggatgggaaagggagggaagtGAAGCTTGTCAGGACTAGAGAGCCCTGAATCCCAAAGATCTGCCTCATCCAGGTTTTCCTCTGGCTCAGGATCCTCTGTGAGGGTGTGTGTGCTTGCAGCAAGGGCTCAGAGGTCCCTGTCCTGACCTGATCCATGTCCTGTCTGTCCTTCCACAGGAGTCTGTCTGGGAATGCAGCTGGCAGTGGTGGAGTTTGCTCGCAGTGTCCTTGGTTGGACAGGTAATGGCACAAAACCCTTCCTGCCTTTGGTCATTTCTTGGGTTGCTGTGACTTGTTTAGATACTTTTTAGACTTTTTTAGATAATATGATTTGAAGTTTTTCATAGGtcagtttaattttttacttaGACCTGTAAAAATCCCTATCTCTTTTGCTAATTCAAAGTAAAAACAGCAATTTCCTTAacctatttaaataaaaatcaaaggagTAAGTCATGCTGATAATGACAGAAAACTTCCTGTTGCTCAACATGAGGTTCTTAGCTCCTGAAAATGAAACACCATGGCAAATTCCCACTGCAGCCAGTGGCAATGAAGCCCAAACAGCAAttcaggcagccagcagctgcagctcctccagtgAGTGGAGTTACCTTCTGAGCCCCTCTGCTTGGATTGTTAACACAGCTCCCTTCAGAGAGTGCTAAATTGAGTTCTCAGCCTCTTTGGTTCTCTGGAGTAATGAGGGTGAGGAAAAAGGAATTCCTCAGACCATTGtgctcctttcccctttccctgcctttaTTTCTGTACTTGAAGCTGTGTTTTTCCTGAATGAGGGTGGCTtatcctgcagctgcagcctttgGAATTGGTACTGAacagtgctggcagccctgttcctgctgcctgggctgctctggggatgaggagcagcagctcctggaggtgaTGCCATGGTCTGAGCCACTCTGTGCTCCTGACTGCTGAATGTTGCATTGCAGATGCCAACTCAACAGAGTTTGACCCCAAAACTTCTCATCCAGTGGTGAGTTTATGGTGATTTATTTGTGATATCCTTACCTGACTGTCCTGCACGTCCCTGGGCATGATGgccaggagaagctgtggctgtccctggatccctcagggttggacagggctgggagcagcctgggacagtgggaggtgtccctgccatggcaggggtggcactggatgggatttaaggtcccttccaactctaACTGTTGTATGATAGCTGCAGACAGATCTGAATTCCTGGGAACAATTGTGGAAGGCTCTGTGTTTCTGGTCCAGGGTCTGCCATAATAATTGGCTTCCTCAAAGTGAGGAACTTGTCAAAAAACAGCTTATGGTGTTATTTATCAAAGGGTGAGCAAgtctgatttaatttttttcccccataaatttgcttgtttgtttaaaatgcaGTTCAATAAACAGCCCAGTATTGGTGTGTGCAATCTGTAAActctgaggccatttcctctgtgAAAGTTCCCTGAATATCCACAAAATATCCATAGGTACTGAACAGCTCAGGCAGCTACCCCAGTTCTCTTGGTCTGCCTTGTTCTGTTCCTTGGGCTGGTTTCCTTGGTTTTTTGCATGAAtgttggtgggattttttttccttttatgtgtCAGAGTCTGCCTGTTATTGTTAATTCTCCCTGATTCTCACCTCCCTCTGAATTCTTTCCACAGGTCATAGACATGCCAGAACATAATCCTGGGCAGATGGGTGGGACAATGAGGCTTGGCAAGAGGAGGACACTCTTCCAAACCAAGAATTCAATCATGAGTAAGGCCCTTCTTGCCTCTTCTGGAAATGTTTCCTTGGGGAAGTGAGGCCTGGGGATGTTCAAACATCCCTGAATGGCAGCTGTTCACAGATTGTTCTGCTGGGGAATGGGGATCAGGGAATTTAATTCCCTCCAGAAGTGGCAGATTCTGAAGGATGCTGATCAAATGGATGTGTTAAAAGCTGTGATCACTGCTCTAAGGAACATTTTACTTCTGCAGGGAAGCTCTATGGAGATCATGATTTCTTGGAAgagagacacagacacagatttgaggtaaaaatgcaaatgtgGGTATTGAGCTTTCCTGTGCAATCCAGACACAAGAGATCATGGCTTGTCTTGCTTCTGATTTTCTAGGTCAATCCAGAACTGAAAAAGTGTTTTGAAGAGCAAGGTCTGAAGTTTGTGGGGCaggatgaggagggagagaggatggAAGTGGTTGAGCTGGAAGGTGAGTCCTTAACCAGCTGGTTTGTGTGTGGGATGGACAAGGGAAAGTGTTTGGAGGGGAATGGAGCAGCTTTTCATGTGGGACCCATTGACTTTCTTGATTCCATCCATAAAATGatggtaaaaataaaatcccatgtCACTCTCCATTCATGGACAGCATAACGAGAATttcacctgcagctcagccccaagCTTGAGAGCCTTGACCggaatgttttgtttgttttcagaccaTCCTTTCTTCGTTGGTGTTCAGTATCACCCCGAGTTCCTCTCCAGGCCCATCAAGCCATCACCCCCATACTTTGGGCTCCTCCTGGCATCTGCAGGGAGGCTCACCCACTACCTGCAGAAGGGCTGCAGGCTCTCCCCCAGGTGGGTTTCACACAGACCCCAgtcagagctggcacaggatggtgctgcttcctgcaggaTAGCCCAGAGCATCCTCTTGGCACAGAGTCCTGGGGATAACTTGGTATTGCACCCTCTTCTTTCCACTCTCCTTTTCAAAGCCCACATCTGGTGTGTTGAGGCTGATTttgggggcacagagctgtcctgcagagAGGCCCTGGCTTCAGGGAGAGGATCTGCAGCCTTGTGCTGTCAGTCATGCTCTTTGAGGAAACTGAGCTTGGGCCTGCTCTTTTACATGACTGGAGACCTCATGGGCTTCTCCCTGCATTGCTCACAGTCCCATGTACAGGCTGGTCCATGAGAAACCTTTGCTGGTTTAAAGAACAAGCCCTGGTCCATGAGAAACTTGTTCCTGTTACTGGTTTAAAGAACAAGCCCT
This window encodes:
- the CTPS1 gene encoding CTP synthase 1 translates to MRFPAEPAGSGAARVPHLPPAPPARALSARPAAPGSGQMKYILVTGGVISGIGKGIIASSIGTILKSCGLHVTSIKIDPYINIDAGTFSPYEHGEVFVLDDGGEVDLDLGNYERFLDIRLTKDNNLTTGKIYQYVINKERKGDYLGKTVQVVPHITDAVQEWVMRQARIPVDEDGIEPQVCVIELGGTVGDIESMPFIEAFRQFQFKAKRENFCTIHVSLVPQPSSTGEQKTKPTQNSVRELRGLGLSPDLIVCRCSTPLDTSVKEKISMFCHVEPEQVICVHDVSSIYRVPLLLEEQGVVDYFRHRLDLPIERQPRRMLMKWKEMADRYDRLLETCSIALVGKYTKFSDSYASVIKALEHSALAINHKLDIKYIDSADLEPDTLQEEPVRYHEAWQKLCGADGVLVPGGFGVRGTEGKIQAISWARKQKKPFLGVCLGMQLAVVEFARSVLGWTDANSTEFDPKTSHPVVIDMPEHNPGQMGGTMRLGKRRTLFQTKNSIMRKLYGDHDFLEERHRHRFEVNPELKKCFEEQGLKFVGQDEEGERMEVVELEDHPFFVGVQYHPEFLSRPIKPSPPYFGLLLASAGRLTHYLQKGCRLSPRDTYSDRSGSSSPDLEITELKFPSANHD